The genome window CGAGCTGACGAAGGCGGTCTACGGCTGGCCGACCGACAAGAAGTTCTACGTGCCGGACGGCGTGTACGAGCACTGGCAGCAGGGGATCGGCGCCCGCGGCGAGAAGCTGCACGCCGAGTGGGTCGCCCTGTTCGGCAAGTACAAGGCCGAGTATCCGGAGCTCGCCAAGGAGCTCGAAGAGATCCAGACCTGGCAGCTTCCGGCCGGCTGGGACCAGGGCCTGCCGACCTATCCCGCCGACCCCAAGGGGAAGGCGAGCCGCGACGTCGGGGGGGAAGCCCAGAACGCGATCGCCAAGAACGTCCCGTGGCTGATCGGCGGTTCGGCCGACCTTGCCCCGTCGACCAAGACCCTCATCAAGGGGGCCGAGAGCTTCCAGGCCACCAGCTACGGCGGCCGGAACATGCACTACGGCATCCGCGAGCACGCGATGGCCGCGGTGGTCAACGGGATGGCGGTGACCCGCGTCCGTCCTTATGGCGCGACGTTCCTGGTCTTCAGCGACTACTGCCGCAACTCGATCCGCCTTGCGGCGATCATGGAAGTGCCGTCGATCTTCGTCTTCACGCACGATTCGCTCGGCGTCGGCGAAGACGGCCCGACGCACCAGCCGATCGAGCACCTCGCCTCGCTGCGGGCGATTCCGGGGCTGCTGGTGATCCGCCCGGGCGACGCGAACGAGACGGTCGAAGCGTGGAAGCACGCGATGCAGCAGACCAAGGAGCCGACGGCCCTGATCTTCTCCCGTCAGGCGATGCCGACGCTCGACCGGACGAAGTACGCCTCGGCCGACGGCCTGCACCGCGGGGCTTATGTCCTGGCGGACGCCCCGGGGGGCAAGCCGGACGTGATCCTGATCGGTACCGGGACCGAGCTCGGTCTGGCGGTTGAAGCCTATGAGAAGTTGACCGCGGAAGGGATCGCGGCCCGCGTCGTCAGCATGCCGTCGACCTCGGTCTTCGAGCACTACTGCAAGAAGCATCCGGAGTATCGCGAGCAGGTTCTGCCGTCGTCGGTGCGGGCACGCGTCTCGATCGAGATGGGCGCGGCCTACGGCTGGGAACGCTACGTCGGTCTTGATGGAACGGCGATCGGGATGCACTCCTTTGGGGCGTCGGCTCCGCTGAAGGACGTGATGGCGTTCTTCGGCTTCTCGTCGGCGGCCGTGATTGATGCGGCCAAGAAGCTGCTGAAGCGGTAATCCCGTTCGGCACGGTGACAGGCTTCCGAAGATCGCGGCGAAACCTTGCCGCGATCTTTTTTATTGGCCGCCCTTCAACCGGGTCCAGGGGCACCCTGGTGGGGGATGCAAGGGGGCAACGCCCCTTTGCCCGCCGGAGGCCTGGCCGTCGAGAGATGTCTGAAGGAGCGCGTGTCCGAGCGCGGACAACGTGCCGGATGCCCCTTCACCTCAAGACGCGGGGATTGCAAAGTAAGTGGTGTGTTTTGAGGGAGTCCTCAACGCCGGTACCACAAAGCGGCCGTCCGTTGTGTACCACGGTTCCTCATGGACGTGCCTCCGGCGGCAAGGGGTGACCCCCTTGACCCCGGTTGCCGTGGCACGTTGGGTTTGAGCTATGGACGCCGCGCCGGCGAGGACGCGGTCCGAGCCAGCGCTTCAGCGGGCCGCTGCAGCCGTGCGCGGCAGCCGGGAACCAGCACCCTCAAGCTCCCGCACCGCACGGAACCGCAACTCCGGATTCGGCGGAATCAGACCCCGCTGGGCCGCAAGCTGCGAGAAAAGACGCAGACCACTCCGCTCCGCCGAGCCCAGGCGGAAATGCAGGTTCTTCTCAAAGTAGTTGTACGCCGTCTCTTCCGAGATCTTGAGCAGCGGCGCCTCGCGCTCGGCGATCGAACGGAACCGGTCCAGCCCCAGGTCCCGGGCGGCTCCAAGACCCGCCTCGACTCGCCCCAGGTCGACCCCCTTCCGGGTCACCCACATGGCGAAAACGAAGGGCAGCCCCGTCCAGCGGAGCCACTCTTCGCCAAGGTCCCAGGTTGCCTGGAACGCCTCGGCGGGGGGCTCGATGGCCCGGTCGCCAATCAGGAGAATCGCATCGGCCGTCGTATCGGCAACGGTCTTCCCGAGCGGCA of Planctomyces sp. SH-PL14 contains these proteins:
- the tkt gene encoding transketolase — encoded protein: MAPSTASTAQQSIEQLAINTIRTLAMDAVQAANSGHPGSPMGMAPNAYVLWQRILRYDPAHPVWPNRDRFVLSAGHASMLIYSLLHLTGVKRVEEEMTVTGDPAVSMDDIKRFRQLHSKTPGHPEYRFTSGVETTTGPLGQGVANSVGMAIAGKWLAARYNKPGYELFNFNVYSFAGDGCMQEGISSEAASMAGHLKLANLCWMYDSNQITIEGHTHLSMSEDVAARFKAYGWHVLHVEDGNDLAAMEAAYKTFLKTDDAPTMIIVNSHIGWGSPNKQDTHSAHGEPLGDKEIELTKAVYGWPTDKKFYVPDGVYEHWQQGIGARGEKLHAEWVALFGKYKAEYPELAKELEEIQTWQLPAGWDQGLPTYPADPKGKASRDVGGEAQNAIAKNVPWLIGGSADLAPSTKTLIKGAESFQATSYGGRNMHYGIREHAMAAVVNGMAVTRVRPYGATFLVFSDYCRNSIRLAAIMEVPSIFVFTHDSLGVGEDGPTHQPIEHLASLRAIPGLLVIRPGDANETVEAWKHAMQQTKEPTALIFSRQAMPTLDRTKYASADGLHRGAYVLADAPGGKPDVILIGTGTELGLAVEAYEKLTAEGIAARVVSMPSTSVFEHYCKKHPEYREQVLPSSVRARVSIEMGAAYGWERYVGLDGTAIGMHSFGASAPLKDVMAFFGFSSAAVIDAAKKLLKR
- a CDS encoding menaquinone biosynthetic enzyme MqnA/MqnD family protein encodes the protein MIATTRSAAKDCTSTPALPAAAEGGAAPIRIGAVSYLNSKPLIEGLADLVPDVRLILDVPSRLADQLSRGALDVALIPSVEAFSDPDYEIVSDACVATRGQVLSVKLYSRVPLGEIKTLALDQGSRTSAALTKIMLAERYGVEPELHRLPLGKTVADTTADAILLIGDRAIEPPAEAFQATWDLGEEWLRWTGLPFVFAMWVTRKGVDLGRVEAGLGAARDLGLDRFRSIAEREAPLLKISEETAYNYFEKNLHFRLGSAERSGLRLFSQLAAQRGLIPPNPELRFRAVRELEGAGSRLPRTAAAAR